Below is a genomic region from Demequina sp..
GATCGGCCGCAGCAGCCCCTGCTCCGTGGCATACGGGATGAAGGTGCTCGGCGGGATATGACCCAGCGTCGGGTGGTCCCACCGGGCCAGCGCCTCGAAACCCGCCGGCTTGCCAGTGGTGCAGGAGATCTTGGGCTGATAGACGTTGTGCAGCTCCTCATGCTCGATGGCGCGGTTCAGCGCCTCCGCGAGCTGATCCTCGCTCCACCCGTCGAGCGGGTCCGCCACTCGCTCCACGGTCTCCAGAGCGTGCGGGTTGCGCGCGAGCGCCACGAGCACGTGGCCCTTGGAGAACGGCTTGCGCAACAGGCCGGCGTGAACGAGTCCCTGGGCGGCGCCGAACTCGCGCGCCGCGCGGATTCCGCCGCGGCTCGAGCCGCACATGATCACGATCCCCGCGCGCGACCGGGCGCGAGCGAGACGATCGAGCACCGACATCGCCTGGTGCTCGTCGCCCACGATGTCCACGAACGAGAGCGCCGGCAGCCAGTCAGATGCCCACTCCACGAACTTGTCCGGGTCCGCCGTGGCCCGTGCCTCGAAGCCCTCTTGCTCAAGGACCTCGGCGAGGGAGTGAGCGACGGCCGTGTCGGCGTCGAAGATCGTGACGCGGCGAAGCTGGTCGGTCATGGCGCCACCGGCGTCCGAGCGCGCGCTACACGGGACGCGTATGCCAACGCAAGAGTCACTCCCATTGCGCCCCCAGCCCTCAGTTGCGGGAAAAGCTCGATTTCCAGCCTAGGCGCGCAAAGGAATGGCGTAAATAGCGCTCTGCGGTAATGGGAGTGGAATTGCTCACTCCCCGCGCACGGGGTTTATCGACCCGTTGTCGAGACGTCGACGGTGATCGGCGATCCAAGCTCCACCATGTACGTCGAGTGGCCACTCGGGTCATCCTCGTGCACGCGCGCCCAGAACGACACTGTGTATGGCTCGCGGGAGGCGATGATGTCGCCGAGCACGCTTCCGCTCAGTGCGTAGTCGCTGACCACGGCCGCGGCGGCGAAGTCCTCGCCAGG
It encodes:
- a CDS encoding EAL domain-containing protein, with the protein product MTDQLRRVTIFDADTAVAHSLAEVLEQEGFEARATADPDKFVEWASDWLPALSFVDIVGDEHQAMSVLDRLARARSRAGIVIMCGSSRGGIRAAREFGAAQGLVHAGLLRKPFSKGHVLVALARNPHALETVERVADPLDGWSEDQLAEALNRAIEHEELHNVYQPKISCTTGKPAGFEALARWDHPTLGHIPPSTFIPYATEQGLLRPITEAVTARALEWLATARAGTDERISINFSTAELKDREQLRQLIGACEHFGVAPERVALEVSHTSALADDAAALTALRGLEADGFHLVIDDFGTGYSTAARLAALPFREVKIDTRFVRKVQRSDAASSLVESLVMTARDLDIECTGEGVENQQILDKLAGWGCDFAQGYYIARPMPSEELEHWLAGG